In a genomic window of Bordetella petrii:
- the truA gene encoding tRNA pseudouridine(38-40) synthase TruA yields MPRMALGLAYDGSSWQGWQTQPHRQTVQDTLEAALARFAGIDGSLPTVCAGRTDTGVHAAMQVVHLDTRLERRAESWVRGVNAFLPPSIAVQWAQPVPDDFHARFSARSRTYLYLLWRGRVRPPLWAGRAGWCFQPLDVQAMRQAASALLGEHDFSSFRSSQCQARHPVRTLHRLDIDERGPFLVFTLRANAFLHHMVRNLMGALLQIGQGRQPVAWMPAVLAARDRRLAAPTFAADGLYLSAIEYPPEYKLNDTDGSGQLLSPFTFA; encoded by the coding sequence ATGCCGCGCATGGCATTGGGGCTGGCATACGACGGCTCTTCCTGGCAAGGCTGGCAAACCCAGCCGCACCGGCAGACAGTGCAGGACACGCTCGAAGCCGCGCTGGCCCGCTTCGCCGGCATCGACGGCTCGCTGCCCACCGTGTGCGCGGGCCGCACCGATACGGGCGTGCATGCGGCCATGCAGGTCGTGCATCTGGACACCCGCCTGGAGCGGCGCGCCGAATCGTGGGTGCGCGGCGTCAACGCCTTCCTGCCGCCCAGCATCGCGGTGCAGTGGGCGCAGCCGGTGCCCGACGATTTTCATGCGCGCTTTTCGGCGCGTTCGCGCACTTATCTTTACCTGTTGTGGCGCGGCCGGGTCCGCCCGCCGCTGTGGGCCGGGCGGGCCGGCTGGTGCTTTCAGCCGCTCGACGTGCAGGCCATGCGGCAGGCGGCATCCGCCTTGCTGGGCGAGCATGATTTTTCCAGCTTCCGTTCGTCCCAATGCCAGGCGCGTCACCCGGTGCGCACGCTGCACCGCCTGGACATCGACGAGCGCGGGCCGTTCCTGGTTTTTACGCTGCGCGCCAATGCCTTCTTGCACCACATGGTGCGCAATCTCATGGGGGCGCTGCTTCAAATAGGGCAGGGCCGCCAGCCTGTGGCGTGGATGCCGGCCGTGCTGGCGGCGCGCGATCGCCGCCTGGCCGCGCCCACCTTCGCGGCCGATGGGCTGTATCTGTCCGCGATCGAATATCCGCCTGAATACAAGCTGAACGACACGGACGGCAGCGGGCAGCTACTGTCGCCTTTTACATTTGCTTAA